Proteins encoded together in one Vitis vinifera cultivar Pinot Noir 40024 chromosome 4, ASM3070453v1 window:
- the LOC100260231 gene encoding uncharacterized protein LOC100260231, which translates to MGACKVPPISCFLLPTPPNCKTPIPIRQKLNPSSPNRRGLLISTSSLLVVLLPPPTSSSALPTFDPVSPNERDASADVSQRVSEAVSLLEKGRELQAQGDFERALQYFTQVVNNYKDFAFSDYARVGRALALYEVGDRQEAIAEMEDVSISLKGYPEVHAALAAALYADKHAPLLAENQFTIATLLDPHYTDIAYVRETKHWPPSLISSLQHFITLS; encoded by the exons atgggtgCCTGTAAGGTTCCACCCATATCCTGTTTCCTCCTGCCCACACCCCCAAACTGCAAAACCCCAATCCCAATCCGTCAAAAATTAAACCCCAGTTCTCCAAACAGACGGGGTTTGTTGATTTCCACATCCAGTCttcttgttgttcttcttcCCCCTCCCACTTCCTCCTCTGCTCTTCCCACCTTCGACCCCGTCTCTCCAAATGAAAGAGACGCAAGCGCTGACGTCTCTCAGAGAGTCTCCGAGGCCGTCAGTTTGTTGGAGAAAGGTAGAGAGTTGCAAGCTCAGGGCGACTTCGAACGGGCTCTTCAGTACTTCACTCAG GTAGTTAACAACTATAAAGACTTTGCTTTCTCAGACTATGCAAGAGTAGGGAGGGCATTGGCCTTATATGAGGTTGGTGACAGACAAGAAGCTATAGCAGAGATGGAAGATGTTTCCATATCTCTAAAGGGATATCCAG AAGTGCATGCAGCTCTAGCAGCAGCTTTATATGCAGACAAGCATGCTCCGCTCCTTGCTGAAAACCAGTTCACAATTGCTACTCTACTTGATCCTCACTATACAGACATTGCCTATGTAAGAGAAACAAAGCATTGGCCTCCAAGCTTAATTAGCTCATTGCAACACTTCATCACACTCTCATAG
- the LOC100267170 gene encoding U-box domain-containing protein 26 — protein sequence MNEAEMVIPHLFRCPISLDLFTDPVTLSTGQTYDRSSIEQWLAAGNLTCPVTMQKLHDPSMVPNHTLRHLIDQWLQTGQQVDPESLTVMGPGPSLAAMKCSLQSQESSLENKLETLKAIRVSSDELSSRNSYMIQLGFLPLLLELVFGQVEAEQYRDSLKLVEEALSCALKLLAFSELGCLNMLKEESKLESLVVLFKHGTPMIKTSVCNLLEAISSSSETKELCATLGTTHQLLQGIVLLVHHDCEASEAGIKAMLALCSVESNKENLIREGAVDGLISYISNAQVKEKSAAPLAIAVLEVLLGVESGREAVLNNPNGVKALVKMTFKVSDHQGSENAVSSLMVLCTDSLRAREEAISAGVLSQLLFLLQSQCSGTIKTKARMLLKLLRSKRIMDQNH from the coding sequence ATGAACGAGGCTGAAATGGTGATACCCCACTTGTTCAGATGCCCGATTAGTCTAGACTTGTTTACAGATCCAGTCACTCTATCCACAGGCCAAACGTACGATCGGTCCAGCATAGAACAATGGCTGGCTGCAGGCAACCTCACATGCCCTGTCACAATGCAGAAGCTCCATGATCCATCTATGGTTCCAAACCATACTCTTCGCCATTTGATAGATCAGTGGCTTCAAACAGGTCAACAAGTGGATCCTGAGAGCTTGACGGTAATGGGTCCTGGCCCCTCATTGGCTGCAATGAAGTGCAGCCTTCAATCTCAGGAATCCTCATTGGAGAACAAGCTTGAGACGCTCAAAGCAATTCGAGTTTCGAGTGATGAATTGTCATCTAGGAATTCTTATATGATCCAATTGGGCTTCTTGCCATTGCTATTGGAACTTGTATTTGGACAGGTCGAAGCCGAGCAATATAGGGACAGTTTGAAGCTTGTGGAGGAAGCACTTTCTTGTGCCTTGAAATTGCTGGCTTTCAGTGAATTGGGGTGCCTAAACATGCTGAAAGAGGAGTCAAAATTAGAATCTTTGGTTGTTTTGTTCAAACACGGGACTCCCATGATAAAGACAAGTGTATGTAATCTTCTGGAGGCAATTTCATCTTCCTCAGAAACTAAAGAGCTCTGTGCTACGCTTGGAACGACCCACCAACTCTTACAGGGGATAGTCCTCCTTGTTCACCATGACTGCGAGGCTTCTGAAGCCGGAATCAAAGCCATGTTGGCATTGTGCTCCGtagaatcaaataaagaaaatttgataagGGAAGGGGCAGTAGATGGACTCATAAGCTACATTTCCAATGCccaagtgaaagaaaaaagcGCAGCGCCATTGGCAATAGCAGTACTAGAAGTGCTTTTAGGAGTAGAGAGTGGAAGAGAGGCGGTCCTTAACAATCCCAATGGTGTTAAGGCCCTGGTTAAGATGACTTTCAAAGTATCAGATCACCAAGGCAGTGAGAACGCTGTTAGCTCTCTTATGGTGCTATGCACTGATTCATTACGGGCAAGGGAAGAAGCCATTTCTGCAGGAGTTTTGTCACAGTTGTTGTTTTTGCTTCAGAGCCAGTGCAGTGGGACGATCAAGACAAAGGCAAGAATGCTGCTTAAGCTTCTTAGATCAAAGAGAATTATGGACCAAAACCATTGA